CGGAGGTTATCAGTCTGGCTCGGCCGCAACTCTTTTATAGGAGAGAATAGTCACAAATCAACACGCCCAGGATGCAGctaggagagacagagagagagagagagagagagagagagagaggagcaaaaagagagagagaaagagagagaggaaagatagaggggcagagagacagagagagggggacagagagggaggagaaagagagagatagggaaagagggtggagagaggaggaaagggagagagatagagggggcagagagacagagagagggatggagagtgggggacagagggagagagaaatagggagagacacacacacacacacacacacacacacacacacacagagagctaggtgagagagggagaaatcaaAGCCATTTCAGCATGGCTGAATTGATTTTCCATGTGTCTAGGACAACAGAGATGGGGGGAAATGAAGGTTTCTTGAATTGTAATTTATCCCGAGAGCCAGAGACTGCATGGTCGGGATATCACCTCACCTGCAACTACTCTCTGCAGCATCCTCTCAGAGTGTCGAGGAGTCAGAGACTGGTTGGGATTCCACCTCACCTGCAACTACTCTGCAGCATCCTCTCAGAGTGTCGAGGAGTCAGAGACTGCATGGTCGGGATATCACCTAACCTGCAACTACTCTGCAGCATCCTCTCAGAGTGTCGAGGAGTCAGAGGCTGGTCGGGATTCCACCTCACCTGCAACTACTCTGCAGCATCCTCTCAGAGTGTCGAGGAGTCAGAGACTGGTCGGGATATCACCTAACCTGCAACTACTCTGCAGCATCCTCTCAGAGTGTCGAGGAGTCAGAGACTGGTCGGGATATCACCTAACCTGCAACTACTCTGCAGCATCCTCTCAGAGTTTGGAGGTGCTCTAGTCCTCCTTACTGTGCCACTTGGGAGTGTAACAGGTTAAGATGCTAATATGCTTTAATACTGCAACTTTTTTGTAATGATAGTTCAAACACACgctttgagacacacacacacacacacacacacacacacacacacacacacacacacacacacacacacactcacacactcacacacacacagagggacacacacacagacacacacactggggtgcCTGTGATTAACATAAATACATCAGCCTCTAACAGCCTGGGTGGCAATGAGATGTGGGGATGAGAGATCTAAAGCAACAAGGTGCTTTGAAGTGGCGCTTCTTAACACCTCCCCACCGCCCCTCTCCCCAGCTGTACCTCCTGCCTAGCCCAAACACACCCAGGGATTTGACATGGATACATCAGCACCGCTCTGAGACACTGCTCACTTCATCAGATCAATATCAAAGCCAGGACATTTGCATAGCCCGGCCCTCATGCAaagataataaacaaacaaataaataaataaataaaaaatgaaaaagggaaaaaaaagaaaagtgtgaggctcatttagacaacattacacagctatggctaagttacctttagttttgttctagcataCCTTTAATGTCTGGTattaaacagctgtagcgttctgacaattgtctaccttgttattgctcatctggaataactcctctatagctgcctccatcctccatcctttctgttttgtttgtttaaaagaacttgcgatatccatgatgagtaggctattgagttagtgaattagcttcacattgtgtgctgatagccgagtaaaagaaaacaacaagtagcctattgcgcgcctgcgtgcataatctctcctgttcaagcgaaatgtgtgcgcgtggatatagctctGCATtcagttaattttgataacgtgttgactgactttacttaaaatagaaaattgtaaatagcatgatggcaggcagctaatgggatgctgtgcatatttgGGAGGGTACGGTATGgtatgccaatttggtgtgaatacacacacacacaagggaaatctAATATTGATAATGATCAGTAGTGAGAACTGGCTTCTGGCTACTGTTGCAgctgctgcgttcattctgaaatcatcaatttaagtcataagccccgagagaccgtaggctagtgcctaaaacccccctgttctaaaatcagtgtaacggactcgagtggcttattgcttttctaaaacggtaactatacgtcgatagcaagatttcatgaaacaaaggcacagcaacgaaaaatgtaagaatgtattcatagataatcattcttccgccaagaaatatttcctccatatgaatggttgccatgcaacatcgagacgcacctactttaacttttgtgcaagttgtggtagcgcattaatgaaatgcggtcaaggtgtagcctatgtttgtgttggattgtATAACAGCATCGAttgcgattcagccaatcatcatcaaggaccggaactatccgtgttagaaaataatattgacacatcatgtacattattttcacagtTTTCCAGCATGAAATTTGGGAAGGCTTAGCCCCAAGCctccattacgcgccgcccATGCATCACGCAGGAGCAAATGAGGATGAGAATAGAGCCCATTGTCAAACAAGTTAAGTTTGGCAGGCCGTCACACTTAACTTGCAAAAAAATTGGCAAGATGTTTGGTGTGTTTTTGATGTTGGGTGTGTTTGAATTCATGTCCTTGCAGCATCCGTTTCTACATTCCACAGTGAAGAAGGTGTTGGGTGTGTTTGATTCCCACAAAGACAAGACAAAGAAAACAAGCAAAAGGTCTAACAGGCCGTTTCTTTGTCTTGTCTTTGTTTTCAGGTGTGCTCACGACCAAACGAGCTGATAGTCTAGGTCCTTAGTAAGATTTGTATACGCTTAATTATGTGTGACAGGCCGTCACACCTAACTTGCAAAACAATTGGCAAGATGTTTGGTCTGTTTTTGATGTTGGGTGTGTTTGAATTCATGTCCTTGCAGCATCCGTTTCTACATTCCACAGTGAAGAAAAGTTCACGTTGTCTAAATAAACATGTTATTCCTTTATTAACACTTGAGGTTGAATCAAGTTTCTCACATAGCCTCCTGGATATAATCAAGATGCATAGCCTCATGATTGTCTTGTTCAGTTCTGCACTGGATTTGAATTAGGAACATCGGGCACACATGTTGTACATTTGTTGTATGTAGTACACTTCAATCAAACGTTGAATCACTACTTAAACTTTTCTtcttgggacatttttatatcacgtGTTGTTTATaagataatttgcatatttggaTGGATACATTAGCGAAAATTAATGCAtagtaaataaatgtattgataATATGGCTGTAAGTAGATACGTTAATGGCTTTAGGCCCAGATAATATTCAAAGTGTATCAAACATAACAACATAACAGCCATAACAGTTTCCTTGTTTACAGTGCGCgcacgaacacacgcacacacacacacacacactgcatttatgCAATTATGTATTTACTGATCTTATTGTTATTCATTTGTGGttttaatgagtgaatgaataatgagtgttttattattattattattattattattattattattattattaataataataataataataataatcatcatcataataaaccccatctctctctctttttttattatttgtgttaactacaaattatatattttacatttcatttttggcattttcatgcgctggtaattccttggaattatGCAATTATTAtaagcaattccaaggaattaccagtgcattaaaatgccaaaaatgaaatgtaaaatatatcatttgtatatatatatataatttgtaTATCTATGCACAAATtctatattttacattttatttttggcattttcatgcactggtaatgcatttctagttattattattattattgactgACTGGTCAGTACAAGCATTCCAATGCACTTGTACACTGTACTTGAGCaaatggaaaataaatattttgtttttgtcttgaacttgattttaatatttatttgGATAACTCGTTttcagttgacttcctgtcctAACTCTCCTCATTTAATATCACACGTGTAcacagtcctcctactcacaagACTGGTAATGATTTTAATATGATTCTGCTACTTAACTGTAGCGTAGACAACATTTTGGTTAATCCTTTACTTAAATcagatcattcattcattagatGCTCTGTGCGTCTCCTGGATAACCCAAGCTCCTCCTCTGACAATGTTGCTCCAGCGTAATCTCAGATGCCTCTTTACCTACTCCGATTTCATTCTCGTCGCTTGAGGTTAACCCTCATGTAATACTTGGGGTCAATTTCACCCCAAGCAAATGTTTAGCATCAAACATTGAGACTAAAGTTTCGATGAGAGATTACATCTTTGTCAGAGACTCTGACGAAGATGTAATCTCATCGAAACTTTAGTATTTTGTTGCGCACCATTgcattaaaaaaacataaagtCTTAAAAACGTCTGTGCTGCTCCGGATCTTCCTCAACTTGATCAACCTGTCCCCTGCCGTGAAGGTACCAGTTGTTTGCAGAAGCACATAGGATCTACTCCTTTCTTGAACTTGCACAATAATATGATTCCAATGGCCTGTACAAATATGTGTTACATTGGCAAATGTGACCCCATCTgtatgaaacatgaggtaaattaatatttgacacattttgGATATTtgtattgtaatagtatgataacttattatcattattacatgtACATATTAGATacaagttattttggcaggactgaaaaagtccaaaagaGAAGCAAAAGCAAGCAAGGACATGAATTCAAACACACCCAACATCTTGCCCAACATCATGTGTCATTTGACTGTTAGGCCTTCTGCTTGTTTTCTTTGTCTTGTCTTTGTTTTCAGAGTATCAGAGGAAGATTAACAGGATTTACTTTGAGAGTAAGTTTggactctttctctcctcttgatgaagAAGCAGTCTCTCGGCTGCTTCAGCAAAGTCATCCAACAACATGCCACGTGAACTTGAAATTGATCCAACTAATCTTGGAGATCTTGATTCTCACAATGCTTTCGTTTCAAACAATCCAGAGAGCTTTTTTTGGGCGTGTACATTTTATGCAGGTGGTGTATTTAAGCGTGCGTATTACCTGAAAAAAGCCCTCATTGACCCTTCGCAAATAGGCACATAGACGTTAAAGTGTTGTACTATTTTTTGCTGCAAGACCTTCACTATGCCTATTACATTCGAGCTTTGTCCAGGAAGAATGATCGGGGGGAACAACCCCTGTTTCATAATTGCAGAAATCGGACAAAATCATCAAGGAGATGTTGAAATCGCAAAGAAAATGATCAAACTTTCTAAGGTATAACAACACAAATTTTCCATATGATGTTTATGAACATATCCCACACAATTTGTTGTGTATTTCTTTTGAATGTAACGCAAGTCTGTGTGGATTAGGCTTTAATAGAGTAGAGTGAAATTTTTTGCACAACAAAAAGAAGATTTctctagtagcctacagtagctatGATTTAATACTTCTATAATGTTTGATATCTGTAAGAGGCCTACCTTTATAATATCCTAACTATAATTCTATAGCATGTCTTAATACTGATTTCTATAATATAGTGCTTAACCCTTAAAGTGTACATGATGGGCCTAATCAAAATGcacttttttgtcattttgtagGAAGCTGGGGCAGACTGTGCCAAGTTTCAAAAGAGTGAACTTGAATTTAAGTTCAACAAACGTGCCCTGGAGCGCCCTTACGACTCTAAACACTCTTGGGGAAAGACGTATGGGGAACACAAGCGTCATCTGGAGTTCAGTCATGAACAATATAGAGAGCTGCAGAAGTATGCCAAGGAAGTTGGCATCTTCTTCACTGCATCAGGCATGGATGAGGTAAAGTGTGTCTTTATCTGTGGGGGTGGCACAGTTGGCATGGTTGGCATGGATTATTTGTGTTGACaacttggccgggtttcccaaaatcgttaagaagctcttaagtcctaagaacttcttaggagcgttcttagaacattcttacaacgctcctaagaagttcttagcacttaagagcttcttaacaattttgggaaaccttGGTCCCTCATGTCTGTTCTGTTTTGGTCTAAAGTATTGTATAAGATTTCTTCAAATGCTGGATTGAAATATATTCTTCTAATACATGAATATAATGTGGAAATGTTGCTGTCTTTTCTCCCTCAGATGGCTGTACAATTCCTCCATGATTTGGATGTTCCGTTCATTAAAGTTGCATCTTTAGATACCAATAACTTCCCCTACCTTGAAAAGACAGCAAAACACGGTGAGGATCTTGCTCGAAAAGTAGTCAAAAGCAGAGCCTCAATTAGACGCAAGACCCCTTTACTGGCCTGACGTGGATACACGTTTTGACAACTAAAACCCAGCACACAATTCAATCATTCGGTTGGAGGCCATGAGCACCAAAGCATGAGCAATTTTATCCTTACATACTACAGGTGTTTTGGCACAGATGTCTCTAATTCTGTGAAGCTAGATCGAATGAATGATTAATGATGTATATGTTATTGGATAGCCTATTCTTTATACAAGAAGGCCAATATTCATTGGGTTTTAACAGATCAATTTGAAGTATAGTATATCTCCCACCTTTTGTGTGAAAAGAACTAAAAGCCTTGcctacactgcaaaaactgcttgtctaataaaatctagGCAAGTGTTTTAATcatatataaaaacaaaaactggtTGATATTGTTTTCAATACAAATACACTTACCTAGTACTTTcttttgaaatcatttgacttgatttaagaaaagtttgtcttatttttaactcaattcttcctgaaaacGAGCAAAATCAGTTGCAGTAAGTAAATTTGCCGTAAAACAAGCACATTTATCTGCCAGTACAGTAAGTAAAATTGTCTTGATACGACTCCTTAAAATAATCAAAGTCtgaaattatcttttgagagagcgctAGGTAAGTATTGTCagaacaataccaaatagatttttgaCCTTAACATAAAATaattacacttggttagattttattttttgcagtgcAAGTATTTCAAAAGCAGATTGAGTTCTGAGATTGAAACAAATAAGCATGGGCTATTAATCAAGATTTTACAGTAAACACCACATTTCCTTACGTCTTACAGGACTGATAACATCTCCTTAATATGTATGCTACTGTATACAACAATAATGTCATTTTAATATGAACGCTTACATCACCCAGAGAGCCTTCTCTGGAGAGTTCATTCCCATTAACTTGACGCAGACGTTTTGCTCTTTTGCTGTACTGTTCTGTTATGGCTCTTACTTTTTTGCTGATTCTTCTCATAACAGGAAGACCGATGGTGGTGTCCAGCGGAATGCAGTCCATGGAGACCATGCGGCGTGTATACCAAACGGTGAAGAAGCACAACCAAAACTTTTGCATTCTACAGTGCACCAGCGCCTATCCCGTCAAGGCTGAAGATGTTAACCTTCGGGTCATCACTGTGAGACATTCTTCATAAAGTAgttttacagtacacacacacatacacacacacacacacacacacacacgcacctcctcTTTCTGTAATCCCTATGGGCACATGTTTGCACTTCTGTATTCATTGATCATATTTACTGCATTTCATTTCAAGATAAAAATCgaatttgtgttgttttaagtATACAATATACTAAAACTATATATTTAGTATATACAATATACTAAGTATATTtataatgaattaattaaattaTAATAGCATCTAGTTTGCATTGTTTCTATTACAAAATATACTAAAACAATATTGAAGAGTAAAACTGATGAAGCAATGGCGAAGCGCGTTGTTCACTAAAATAAAATTAGAAATCAGCAAATTCAAGTCGATTCAAGTGCGGtgattttacactttttttgGATTACACTAAAAAATATGTTTGACTTGAAATAAGCCAAAATCCTATTAAGTTAAgacgcaaaaaaaaacaagctgatTTTGCCTTAACTAAAGATGAGATTTAAGATTTAAGGTTTAAGATAAATTGTCTCAAATCTTAAATCTCATATTAAATTAAGGGATTTTTTTCTTGTGTCATTGGCAGAtaaatttgtttgttcagtTCCATTTGATTCACGCTTCAGTATAGGCGTGGGCACGTGCACCACAATCTCTGTTCATAAATATTCACTTAACACCACCCATATTCACTAAAATCCACCCATATTCGCTAAACTCCACCCATCAAAACTCAGAATCTCAGACACCGTATATATCTGTTAACACTGTCATCTgacctcagcctgcatgacaaCCTATGGTGGCCCTAGACCTTGATCTTGgtatctttttctttcttttcaaccTGCAGGTCATCACTAGTTTTACATGTTTAACATGAAGTCCTGTAGGCAGAGCATTCACTAACAATGCACCATGTCCTTCAGACTGTGATAGACCGTTGATATGCAGATTCAGATATACAGAAATGCTGAATCATCTGTGTACAGCATGTAGAGTTGTATACTCAACATATTTTGTTGCAAACACAGGAGTATCAGAAGGAGTTCCCCGACATTCCCATCGGATACTCAGGCCATGAGACGGGAATCTGCATTAGTGTGGGGGCAGTAGCACTCGGTGCGAAGGTGGTCGAACGCCATGTGACCCTCGACAAGACCTGGAAAGGCAACGACCATGAAGCTTCTCTGGACTTCAGCGAGCTGGCTGAGCTTGTGCGCTCCATCCGCACTGTGGAGCAGGCTATGGGCACAGGCGCTAAAACCATGCTTCCCTGTGAGGTGCAATGCTACGATAAGGTGGGTGTTGATGGGTGGTAGGTAAGGAAATGTATGATGAGGTGCAATACTATGATAAGGTGGGTGTTGATGCATTGGTAAGGAAATGGAAAAACCAGGAATAACTGGTTGTACAGTACAACCTTGCACTGGATATAACAATATGTGTGCTGCACCTGCCCCATGGTCTTTGTGTGTTGGTGAAGTCAACATCATTATATTCATTTGTGCATTTCATTCAGTGCGCAACGGTACATACgtaaatacacaaacactcactctgtTGCAGTTGGGGAAGTGTATTGTGGCAAAGACTGCCATTCCAAAGAACACGATCCTGACCCTAGACATGATGAGTGTGAAAGCGGGGTATCCAAAAGGTATTCCAGCAGAAGACCTCTTTGAGCTGGTGGGCAAGAAGATTACAGCTGATGTTGGAGAGGACGAGAGCATCACCCAGGATATGGTTGACAAATATGTCAAAAAGGCCAAATTCTAAGAGAAGGCCATTAGATTTTGGCTTTCTTGTAAGATTATTTGACTTAAAAAACGTCAAAATCCTCTTACATTGAGAcgtaaaaaaggagaaaaaaacaagttaGTCTCTGCCAATGGAACAagaaagttttcccaatttaaCATTTAAGGTCtgtcttaaatcttaaatctcatctgtcttaaatcttaaatctcATTTTATATTAAATTATGTCTTCATTGAAGAGAATTTTTACTTTAATATAACTTTAACGTCATGCGATAATTCACAGTGActcattgtgtatgtgtgtaaactagtacgctgatgtgttgtgggataagaGTTTATGCTACGGGATGCCACCCAGGTTGTGGGG
This sequence is a window from Sardina pilchardus chromosome 10, fSarPil1.1, whole genome shotgun sequence. Protein-coding genes within it:
- the LOC134094212 gene encoding sialic acid synthase-like; this translates as MPITFELCPGRMIGGNNPCFIIAEIGQNHQGDVEIAKKMIKLSKEAGADCAKFQKSELEFKFNKRALERPYDSKHSWGKTYGEHKRHLEFSHEQYRELQKYAKEVGIFFTASGMDEMAVQFLHDLDVPFIKVASLDTNNFPYLEKTAKHGRPMVVSSGMQSMETMRRVYQTVKKHNQNFCILQCTSAYPVKAEDVNLRVITEYQKEFPDIPIGYSGHETGICISVGAVALGAKVVERHVTLDKTWKGNDHEASLDFSELAELVRSIRTVEQAMGTGAKTMLPCEVQCYDKLGKCIVAKTAIPKNTILTLDMMSVKAGYPKGIPAEDLFELVGKKITADVGEDESITQDMVDKYVKKAKF